The Leptodactylus fuscus isolate aLepFus1 chromosome 1, aLepFus1.hap2, whole genome shotgun sequence nucleotide sequence aaggcgattcttctcctacctttagatgtcttctctatgctgccattcggtagaaatcccagttttcgtcggtatgcaaatgagttctctcgcagcactgggggcgtcctcaatgctgcgacagaactctccagtgacgcctccatcttcttctggaacgccctctccctgtgtcgtcttccttcctgggtttcaatcttctaggcctcgggcaaagctaattgcgcatgcccgggccacaagaaaattgccgcttGCACTTctacgccattttcttgtggccgtttcCACAGTAAGctgttgtaagcggccattttcttgtggcctgggcatgcgcagtcggctctgcccgaggcctagaagattgaaacttagtatggaagaagatgcgtgaagagggcGTTCCACGGCGgcgtggaaaagacatctaaaaggtaggagaagaatagcctttcttaaagggattctaccactaaaacacttttttctagttaacacgtcggaatagcctttagaaaggctattcgtctcttacttttagaagtgctctccgccgcgccgttcgttcaaaataccggtttgtactggtatgctaatgagttctctcgcagcgatgggggcgtccccattgcagctcgaaaaccgaccgcagcgccgcctctatggtcttgcgtatactccccttgcttcttcagtacgctctgttcggcgaagattgccgaacgtactgcgcatgcgcgaaattgcggtcccagccatagtgcgggcactgcaatttcgcgcgtgcgcagtacgttcggcaatcttcgccgaacagagcgtactgcgcaggcgtgcgacaggacgctgaagaagcaaggggaggatacgcaagaccatagaggcggcgctgtggtcggttttcgagctgcaatggggacgcccccatcgctgcgagagaactcattagcataccggtacaaaccggtattttgaacgaacggcgcggcggagagcacttctaaaggtaagagacgaatagcctttctaaaggctattccgacgtgttaactagaaaaaaatgtgttttagtggtagaatccctttaaagctattcctacgtgttagggagtaaaaaaaaaaaaggtatccaatgataggatccctttaactgtatTAACAGTAGTCCTGAAATCTTGCAGCTCTTATACTGACCACTAAGCCTCACAATGAGTgggcacttcctgttctgtagagatcacttctcatcaCAGACAAGACTACAAGGACCGGTATCACCTATATATAGATAACGCAGGATCCACTATGCACAATAGGTGATGGTCACAGCTCTCCTCCTCCCCTGCCAACTAATCGGGGGAACTTATTAAGACTGGAAATTTTCTTATGCTTGGTCTTGTGGCACATCTGCTGCTAACAGAAAATTAATTAAGATATGCGCAGTTTGAGCGTAACTAAAATTCGTGACAACTTGTGATGTCCGGCAGTATTTGAGTCAttcatacattttgtaatatactttaacacattttgtctccttacTGTGAAATCCTGTctttttattctttcccttgtttctgtattgagctgTTCccacctctcactgaatgttactgcgtATGGAGCACGGGGCTGTGTaataggtagagatgaggggggggggggggcactacaaaCAATTATAattcagacattataaaatgtacaaacttgctttttgtgtcatatgaaagaggagattctctaatGTCATGTGACACTAAGGATGCATATGTCCGAGATACCTCTGTttaaagtgaccccccccccccccctcattttcaCTACCCATActcagtaacatttagtgacaggtaggaacagctctcaatatagaagccagggaaagtgaaaaaaaaaacgcaggatttcacagaaaggagccaatgtttgttaaagtatattacagaatactgccagaaaatgaaaagttggACAGTGAAGAACTATGCACGCTCCAAGAGCAACAGATGTGAGTAAGGGCGGGGTCccacctgcgccccggtctccgctttcaggtttccgtcttctgcccgagaaactggacaggagacggaaaccggcagtcagttccattcatttgcatgggtttgcaaagtgtccgcccatgagcgtcttctggtctctgcagcaaaaccgtttttttttaactggacacaaagtcagacatgcaggactttgtgtccggttaaaaataaaaaacggatttgccgcggagagcagaagacgtgcTGCCTGACAACATCAACTGCAGAGTTCCTCCTTACAGTTCCTGGCCCcctagcagtcatgtgaccactgggtcATAGGGAGTCGCACCATGGCGGCTCCAATAGCTGTGCACAGTAGACCAGAGGTCTCCAACACAGGCCTGCAATCTGTGGTCTGTGGCCTTCTCcccttttttgggaaaaaagaacCTCGCAACCGAGAGCAGTGAGGTACTGTGGCCACTAAAATATGTGGGGCTACTCTTGGGGTTGGGAGGTTGGacattaaagaagacctgtcacatcctctggcacatgcggttttatataccgctagaaagctaacagtgtgctgaatgtgtgctttcccgttatgtgccctgggagaagagatatcggtgcacttACAGATCGCTCTTCAAAAgggggttcctgacagtctagccaaGATGCTGAGCGGCTCAGGAGGGGAGGACGTTCCTTACATCTTAGCgctatggctgggcagtaaggagcggcccctctgacagtatagcgttacacacagtatagtcaggaATGCCCTGCTGACAGTGAAGATCTATCGGTAGCTGCACTTATGTCTCTTCccacggggcacataacaggaattcagcgcgctgtcggctttctagcagtatataaaaccgcacgtgcccgaggacatgaaaggtcttctttaaaggggttgtcagggctTAAATTTTCATGGTCTATTCTcatgataggtcataaatatctgatcggaaCGTGGCCGACAACTGGACCCCAGACCAATCAGTTGTACATACATTGAAAttaacaggagctgagctgcggtGAAGGCGCCCAGAGCTTCTGTATACATGACGGACGCGGGAGGCGTCTCTGTAAAGCTGATCAGTCTGGGGGCTACCAATCAGATACTtatatcctgaggataggccataaaaaaaattaaacccggactacccctttaaatttcaaattttttttctacgTTCGGCCCATTTGCCCTGCCGAgattgagacccctgatctagacagtgtcagactgaggttccttgggctggATCATTATTGGCCTGGATCCTCTCTGGTACGCTTGTGGGCAAGTCTGACACCCAATTTAGAACATGGCCCTATAAAATACCCGCGTGGGTATTTCTTCATAAGATGGCGGCCACTTACCTCTCATCACTGTGCGTACGGAGCGCACAAGATTCATCATCTGTGACTTGATCCCTGGCTCTTCTCCAAACCCTCCGATCCCCTGATCAGCCCCCCAGCCGACTGCGGATCAGAAACAAGAATCAGTAAAAGGATCACGTTATACAGTCGCAACGCCaaaaaaagtgggtggggcctgaCTACAACGACAGGTGCCCTATACGTCAGGTACAATAAAGGAGGGGTCACTTTCCAATTGCAAAATCTGAACGATTGGAGTTTGCAAGCTGATTGGAACCTCCATGGGTttaatgaaactacaactcccagcatgccctggcaTTCCCAGGCTGGTAATGTCACCATAGTTGGATAGCCATGGGTTGGAGACCACTGGTTTGCAACCTGTAGCAGCCCAGGGtgcagtgaaactacaactcccagcatgcactggcTTCATAGCACTGCTGTAAACCCATTGCACTGCTAGGggatactgggagttgtagttccccagCATCTTAGTAGCCACAGGTTGGAGACTCCGCATACACTGCCTGTGTGGCCGGGGCTATGACCGCCCTCCGTGCACCCCCTGCCGGTTCTCCGCCATTTCCCAGTCCCCGGGGCTCTCACTCTTGCTCAGGAAACGCTCTTCATGTAGAACGGCCACAGCGTTCACACACAGCAGCGCGGCCTGCAGCAGCGAGTACAAAGTGAACGCCATCTTGTTGGTGGACTCCCCGTGTGACGTGGCGGCGACTAGCGGCAGGCGCAGACATCAGCTGGGACGGATCGGAGAGTGGGACAAACAGGATAAGAACGCGAAGGCGCTCTAACACTAGATGGCGTCTGGAAATGTCCATTTCTACTAACTACTACTAAACACAATTCCCTAAAAATTTAAGTTTttaactccccgccttccaaacgccTTCACTTTTTCGGGGCTATGGCTTAATTTTAGCTGGACAAATTGTCCTTGGTAATAGTAGCGTTTAATATTCTACACAATGTacgggaaactggaaaaaaaatggagaaaaattgcatttgtgcgactttcttacggcagGTTCACACTGGcactcgggtttctgttcttcagatcCGCTTGGggcccgaaaaatggaaacccaatccgcttaaaaagcggttgccCTCAGAAACCGGCAAACCCCTtggagtataatggggtctgctgtttGTAGGAATTTCCTCTGCAttcttcaagtggaatgggggatggaatccccaaatggaaaccgggcgcaggtgtgaattcaGGATTGTAATGGCGTTCACTGTGTTTTagttttatgctaggttcacactagcgtttccaaaaaacggaaaccctatacGCTTAAAAAGCGAATACAATAATGGCATCCTCCGGGTTTctaccaaaaataattttttttctctatgcctattttaaaggggctctatcatcaatcaaaattatgccgtatgagccccacatatgcctgaatagcctttaaaaaggctactcaggcactgctaatggtattttaaaagcgccaagcccccgttttaaaataagtccgtaaaaacatatatgcaaattatacttaccgtgcactggtggacgtcatcttcggtcccgtcttcctctggtgTCTTTGCCTTGCTTCCCCGCCTCCATCTTAGTTTCTTCAAAATCACGCACGTGCGCCATATCGCTCCCTCCAAGGCACAACTGTgcacgctccggcgccattttgtcgtagttctaaggggaactgatcatactgagcatgctcagcatgctcagttccccttagaactacgtgagcgtactgcgcagTACGGTTGCGAACttccattgacaaaaatggcgccggagcgtgcacaatagcgctctggagggaggaaggcgggaccgaagatgacgtatGGGGCTCACACGGCataattttgatgatagagcccctttaatgagaaTGGGGGACGAGGTCTTGCACTGTGACTCAAACACTACCAAGCCGTAGAGCGCACATGAAATATAAAATCTGggttgtgattggctgctatgggcaatgCTGTGTTCCTTTTAGTCACAAATCTGCCTCATGGTATATTATAAATCCGCGACATTTCAAATTTTTCACCTCGTTCACATAAAACAAGTATCGCCCCTTACGATACCACCATTAGACACAACATGATATACCGCAGACACGACTCCTACATTCCATCCACAATGGCTGCCGCACATTATTTCCTCGTGTCCACAGGGAGACGACACAATCACATCCTGTTTTTTTGCCTTGTGAcatctttccacatttttcttaCAATTTTCTAATAATAAGCCTGGAAACTGTATATAAGAGACGCCGTCATATGTAGAACGTGTGCAGCGGACCGGACGGTATGAATTACCCAGCATTTCCCGCACACCGCCATCTCACCTCCCAGCCCTTCCCGTGGGAAATCCGTCCCTCTCCTCACAATGACATTTTCCAGTTTAGATTGTTTTCCTGATTCGGAGCGGTTTTACATTTATTTCGTTACAATGTCTCTTAAAAGTCTCATTGCCCGCAGGGAGTCAGGGAAGACCTCGCGTGTCAGCGCCAATTGTGGTCATCGCCGAACTCTTCAGGTATTTATTCCTAAAGGGTATGGGGAATTttgcaatggctttttttttttgcctccaacGTATCTGAAATAAAGAGGCGTTATTCAAAATCTCCTATTGTTTTGTGTTTACAGCACCTGTGCGGGCTGATGTGTTGTCATGGTTAAAGACTACAACAAACCCATGTTATTACAGCCAGTGGCGGTGCATGTGACTAGTCCTCTGCACCGAAGTCTATGGAAATTTGAAGACTATCAAGCCATGAGGATAGTAACCCCCTGAGGGTCCCAGGGATAGGCCTTGCATATATTACacctacaatgtatatactgtatgaagtgATTTCAGTCTGTACTAGAAAGTATCCTTCACCCCATTTCATTTcatttcttatcctaagctatcctttcctcagaacctgacccctccatctTGAAATTACCCTGCACGCAACACActtctgtatattcacagataccggcTGGTGATGGGCTCATACCTTATGGTATCTCCTATTGTTTTGTGTTTACAGCACCTGTGCAGACTGATGCGTCTTCATGGTTACAGAGTACAATAAATCCTTCTTTTTGCAGCCACATGTAGGAGATGTGTCTTTG carries:
- the IER3IP1 gene encoding immediate early response 3-interacting protein 1, with the translated sequence MAFTLYSLLQAALLCVNAVAVLHEERFLSKIGWGADQGIGGFGEEPGIKSQMMNLVRSVRTVMRVPLIIVNSITIVLLLLFG